Proteins encoded together in one Pseudomonadota bacterium window:
- a CDS encoding IS66 family transposase — MPDDLLGNYNGYVQTDAYSGYDALDRKTGIILVGCWSHVRRKLVEVIDARQKVYLDKL; from the coding sequence ATCCCGGACGATTTGCTTGGCAACTACAATGGATATGTACAGACAGATGCGTATTCAGGCTATGATGCTCTTGACCGGAAAACAGGTATAATTCTTGTTGGATGCTGGTCACACGTACGCAGAAAACTTGTAGAAGTTATCGATGCCCGCCAAAAGGTTTACTTGGATAAGCTATGA
- a CDS encoding transposase domain-containing protein — translation MSYALNQRTGCFQAIREGAKASAMFFSLIETAKANRLEPYSYLRYIFKYLPLAKTTTDYEKLLPQKIDQKKLIVFAL, via the coding sequence ATGAGTTATGCTCTCAATCAAAGAACTGGTTGTTTTCAGGCCATCCGAGAGGGTGCCAAAGCCAGTGCAATGTTCTTCAGCCTGATAGAAACAGCAAAAGCAAACAGATTGGAGCCGTACAGTTATTTGCGATACATATTCAAATACCTACCGCTTGCCAAAACCACTACTGACTATGAAAAGCTGCTGCCCCAGAAAATCGACCAAAAAAAACTTATCGTCTTTGCTCTATGA